CAATATTATTGCATTGTTGTTGTTTCTAATACTCTTACTATTATCGTCGTCATCTTCTTTGGAATTGTTTTTTAGTGTTATTGTGCAGTAGATGTTTGATTCTCCATCCATGCTTAAATATTCAACTTTCATAGGCACCACCTCGCCGCAGTAATCCTTCACGAGGTACTTGGAATTGAGAATGATCCGTACAGCCATCGGTATAGCCGAAAATATCCCGGCATTGCTCATCTTTTGGTCCTTGAGAATGTACTTGTACATGTAGAACATATCCTTCATTAACCGAAACTTCGAAAGCTTGTACCACGCAGCCTTCGCCTTCGGACTGTGCATGAGGAAACCGTCCCGATGATTAGGGGAAGCATGATTGGAGATGTCTTCTAAGCAGTACTCAAGAACTTTAGTCACTGGATTCAACGTGCGACGAACCAAGTAATTTCCTACAATGTGGTTTCCTAGTGACTTCAACACAAAATCTAGCAACCCTGTGTCGCCTACATAGGCACGGGCGGCATCCCTAACTTCTTGTCTAGATACCCACCTAAACTGAGCCCTCTTCAAGGCCTCAACAATCACCCGAGTCGCCATCTCAACTCTTTTCGAAGACCATCTACAATTCGTTTCCATCAGCATTCCCGGGTTATAGATTGGATCAATAAATGGATTTTGATGATCTGTGGGTGGCAACCGCGACTTGAGCTCTAGCATGAAATGGAAAAGGTCGCCAAGAGTGACCAAAGAATTGTCGGACAATGTGTGATACCTTGAGAAGATGAGAGCGATTTCATGGTTGGATGTGCCGAGATGGTGAATGAGCAAGCATAAGGGGATGCCTTGTAGAGCTTCAATGGCTTTTTGGTACATTTGTTGCGTGACACAAAATGTTCCACGGCCAAATTTGTAACCCCAACGACCAAACCATGGCTCGCTGTATGCTACTCCGTGGATTAGCCTCAACTCCATCCCTCTTTTATGTGACACGTCGTTCAAACTCACTTTCCTATATCAAACAGATGTAACAAACTGTTTCATGCATGATATTTTGTTATAAAACTATTTTGTATAATGAAAATACATTAATCACAAATTTCCTTAGTAAACTATTAGCACATATATAGTTTGACTTCATATTACCTTGCACGCAATCCGGTGCATAAGCGATCCCAAAAGTCCAGGATCTGGTGACCAGCCAAGTCGTAACCGGTTTCCACCCCATTGACACACAACAAATGCCCGAAACCGTTAGAGTGAAAGACACCATGCAGCATATGACCCTCTAATTCCACTAAATTATTCATCGAGTTACCCTCGTTACGACTATTTGTTGTCGTGGGGTTCAGTAGTAGCTGGCCTCCATCGGAGGCGTTGCCACCTTTGCCATTCCAGCTGCAAGCTGCCACCATTGTGTCCGAGGAAGGCAACACAAAATGATAATTCTTATTGCATACCATATGCTGCCCCCAGCCTGAGCTATGTATATATAATCGAATAATTAGTCGTCATATAGCTAGAACATATCTGTGATTTTAAGCAAATTCATTATGTGTACATGGCCTTTATTAGCACACGAAAGACCTCAAGTATCAGTAAATACGGTTCAAATAGCAGTTTGTATTTTCAAattagaaaatgaaaataaacttAGAGATGGGGGGAGTAATTGAAACTTTACCAACGTATTGGCATTGCTTGCAATGGTGATTGAGCGATGCCTCGATAGGTTCTTCGATGACAAATAGCACGACGTAGCCAGGAGCATGGCGATGAACTTGGagctgaaacgaccagcattGCATGCCATGGCCAGCTAGGTTACCCTCAACATGCCCATATTCAAGGAGAGACTTAACATTTTCCCTGAATGACGATCCTACCAACCCTACCGGGTACCCGTTTTCGCCAAAACTCCTGAACCTAAATACCCTCTcacctctcttcctcttcttgcacCCACTTAACTGACTCAAGTCCAAATGGGACGCCATTAATGTGTTAATCGGGATTAGGCAACAAAGGAAGATTATATAGGCATGTATAtatgaaaacgaagaagaagcaTGATCAAACAATCTAATTAACATATTATTAGGAGGTCACTGATCGTTTAAGGAAGTAATTAAACTAGTTTAGATATACTGCAGCTAGATCATGCACAAGATTTGTGCCTGGAAATAAAATTGGGGAATGGAGCAACCCAAAAGAGCCCTTTCATCAGCTTATCTGCATGATATATTTTCAAAATTAGGGTTGCCATTTCTGTCGCGGCAACATATGGAAGAAAAGGAGGTTAGGAGTAAATTATAGGAAGCATGCTTTTGACAATGCAAAGTGTTTCACCATTGGTGTATGACTTTATGTTCCGCCATTTTCTACTCACCTGGGATTTATGCATGtaatgatatatatattataagtaaatatatatttcttaGAAGTAGGGATATGGACAAAACATAAACGCAAAATTTCTTGCCCAACTACCCTTCTTGGGGcaattataaatttattaaCTAATTTATAGGCTTTTTTGGGTGTACTTCAACTTCAATCACGTGATGTTATTATTTCAGTTAAATTATATCgcctacaattattataacatgTACAATGATACATCACATGATTTATTGTTTTCAGCACCTGTAATTTATCGCAAAAGAGATGCCCGTTTCTTTTCCGTTACTTGAAAACATGCATGAGAGAACTTTGATTGATTTCCATAGTTTGAATAGCTAggcaacattttttttgttttggaacaAGAACAAGGCATGCTAGTtagggaattggatcctctcctgagagGGAAATCAGGATCCTCTTGACCCACTATTTTTTAGAGGGGTCCCCTATTTGTAACTGTTTAATCAAAATTCAACGACCTGTGTTATTGAGTCAGGAAGATCCTAATCTCTTGCTCAGGAGGGGATCCAATTCCGCCAGTTAGTCCTCCATTAACAAAGATGTTATCAATGTGCTTTGAGTTCAGCTTCTCGTAATCATAGTTTTCAGGGTTGTTCAGGCCCAATCATATTTGGAGTTTGGTCTTGTGtggttttgggctttcattTTAGCTTAAGTTTTTAGGCCTAATTTTTATCCTTCTTTTTAATAGGAATTTTCATCAtcttactaatttttattttgtttgtcaaacaatagattttgttaaattagatgttagattagccagtTCGAACTCACACCATCATGCAAGagttcaactctttttcaccaATGTGGTAAAGGGCCATTTGCATCATCttgttatttataattttatactaTTTAGGAGAAAAATAtgtctataaatttaaaacaatttgataAGTTCTAAACAAATTGGGGTAGTGCAGATCTaagtttaattaaattgtttAGAACAATGTTGCTATTTATAAAATAGAACATATATATTTGGTTCAAAATCTAATTCAATCTTTGCATACAacatacaaaaagaaatgaCTCGATTAGTTAACCAAAAATCTTGCTCTAATCATCTATTTGTATCATTTCTCTAATAAAGATGGAACTCACAGACGTTGACGGGCCTAACACTTAATTAACACATTCGAGTACGTTTACATTCTAATGATGAGTATGATGTAAATTATTAACagtctggttttttttttgtctttactAATACAtcgaaataaaattaaaaaaattggatcACACATTAATCAATAATCTCATACCATTTTTTGATGATCTCATCCTTGGTAAGCAAATATTAAACAAACCAAGTGTTTTTTTCTAACTCACGACTCCTCCGATTCTAAATAAATCTATCATTAGAGTAGGTAATTAGTTTCCACACCCtactttttcttgatttgagTTTCCATCAAACTTTTTCCATATGCATGTCAACATTCCAAAGCCATGGATGTACCAAaataaagtttgaattttttaaatatataattttaaaagcctcaattattattttgttagattcaaaaatattttgtcATCTACTCGTAGTTTGTAGGGTGTGCCCTGTAGGCCTAGAACAGAATTCAACGTTCTCATATACCCAATCACTTCAATGTCTTCGCTTAATTACAAGTACACGTTGTTACTCTCAGGGTTTTGACACTTGGAATATTTATTCTTTGCGGAACCGACTTATACCTCGCAAGGCGCCTTTCTTCATGTACTTTGGTCTCCTCTTTGGTTTCCTTAGATTAAGCTTAATACATATAGTTTGTCTAAAGGAAATCATGATCCTGCTGCTTGTGGAGGAGTTTTCAGGAATTGTCATGATCAATGGATTGGTcatcacaacttttctttttttctttttttttttgtataattctTAGCAATCATTATTGGTGTAGATTTTGCATATCAACGAGATTAACATTGTCTTTTGTTAGAAAGTAACAATTCTAGTGTTATTTCTGCTCTTCAATCGTTTGATTTTGATCCTCCTTGACCTCTTCGTACGCAATGGTCTATTTATTTAGATTGCATTTGGAAAAATGATTTTCTATGCATCTCACATATATCGAGAAGGAAATCTTGTTGCAAACAATTTTGCTAACATGGGTTTGTCTTCTCCATCTTTAACATGACATGATTGCTGCTTTGTTTTTAGACTACGTTGGCTTGTCTGGCTGCCGCTTCTCAAGTTAATGTGCATCTCAGCATTCAGGTTTGTCTCACTTTCTTGTTGTTTTCCTAACTTTATGGTGTTATTCGActtgttttgcaggtttagACCTTTAGATTTGATTTTAGAGGGGTTAGGTTTCAAGTACCTTTTTCTTTGtatcattcttgtttttgtttctagaaGGGTAAAATGTATGTCCCCTTTTTTCATGTATTCTTTTTTGTTGCATTTGTGTTATAAGGGATAAGGTTTATATTCCTCAATTAGGTCTAACTTATTATTTTATCAACAAAATTTTTCTcgttttctcaaaaaaatttgggagttttatttttatttttattattattattattattggtaGAATTAGGAGTTTTATTGTCACAAAGCATTTccactgttttttttctttccgatTCAACTTCGACTGTTCAATTCAACATAATTGCATCATATTTTTAAcccaaacaaaaaagaagaaaaagcatAAGATAtatcaaatttaattaattaattaattaactaacttATCCATGGGGGGGCCTTTAGATTTTATCTTATTTTAAAGTGACAGCTATAACTTACAAGTTTGATGGATACCCCATTTTTAGGTTATCTTTCtttctgtctctctctttctcatttttagggctttctctctcctctctcctctctcctctttcctatctctatctcagaagtttctctctctccttctctctcaggtttctctctcctctctcctctctctctctctctctctccagaaGGGCAAAACCCTAAAGAGCCGTTTACACCCACCCAAGTAAGTTTTCTCTCTCCTTGCTGCTCTCTCActgtctctctccctttctaAAATTTGAATATATGGGTCCTTATACTATTAACCTGCCATTTACATTCTTatgcatatttatttatttgaaagcttcaaactttattatgaatttgttattttttctcCTTATTATGCCCAGATCTCAGATCCCAATTTCTCAGATTAGGAAACCCTAatttgttgtatttgcttttggATTGAAATTCAGATCTGGGTGATGGTCTGTTTACTTgggttctgtttggttgctgagaaagtgTATGAAATGCACAAAATTTTTTATCCTGGGATTCGCATGTTTATTGATTCGGATTGGAGGGATTTCACTTTTTTAGAACTAAGCCATTGGATGAAAATATGTGCATACTTATTACCAATTGCATGTTTGCAGtttaaatttttgttcttttagaTCTGAAAGGGGGATTAGGAAAGATCAATAAGATTTGTAACTTTGTAATTTCCTTCTTGTTCTCAGCTGTCAAAAAATTGCTAAATCTTTAATTTAATGGGAAGATCCAATATTTGGCAGATGATATTGTTTATAATTTTGCCTCGTTGGTCCTCATTTGTGATTGGATTGAGCTATATGCTTTGTTTCTCTGTTTGTATGTGTTTTTGTATTATTGCTATCCTGTTGTTTTCGATTTCTATGGCCTCGGAGGGCTATAAGGTGGTAAGTTTTAATGTTGTTCAAAGACTTTCATTAGAGGGCCTATGCGAGACTAAACGATGTTTGTTTGTCTTGTTGAATCCGTAGCTctcatggatgatgatgcattgAACATGCGCAATTGGGGTTACTATGAGCCATCTTTTAAAGGTCATCTTAGCCTGCAGCTCATGTCAAGCATGGCAGAGCGCGACATTAAACCTTTTGCCCCTGGGCGCGATCCTGCAGTCATGGTTAGCGCCAACGGAGCTTATCACCCTCGGGATTGTGTTGTATCAGACGCTCAGCTTCCTATGAACTATATGAGGGAGAGTTGGGTAAACCAGCGAGATAAATTTCTCAATATGATGCCTGCCAATCCTAACTATGCTGCTGTTCTTCCGGAAACTTCAGGAGCTCATTCCTTGCAGATCTTACAGCCACCGGAAGCGTCAAGGGATGAGCGGGTGGGTAGGATGGAAGAGCCAGTTGTCCCTAAGGAAGGTGGCACCTCAAAGAAAAGACAGGGTGGGGGTGCACCAAAAGCCCCAAAAGCGAAAAAGCCCAGGAAGCCAAAGGATAATGCCAATCCTTCAGTTCCTCGTGTGAAGCCAGCAAAGAAGAGTTTGGACGTTGTGATAAATGGGATTAACATGGATATCTCTGGTATTCCAATTCCCGTCTGCTCATGCACTGGAGCTGCACAACAGTGTTATAGGTGGGGGTGTGGTGGTTGGCAATCTGCTTGTTGCACCACAAATGTATCTATGTATCCTCTGCCAATGAGTACGAAGCGACGCGGGGCAAGAATAGCTGGAAGAAAAATGAGTCAGGGTGCTTTCAAGAAGGTGCTGGAGAAGCTTGCAGCTGAAGGTTATAATTTTGCTAACCCAATTGATCTAAGGTCTCACTGGGCAAAACATGGTACCAACAAGTTCGTCACTCTCAGGTAGAGTTACTACGTTGGTAACCATTAGTGGGACTTACATTGCATTTGGTCTATTTCACCTGTATATATTTATGTGGCCTTTTGCAGAGATCTTTCAGATACTTTGTAGTCATTTAATTTTCAGTCAGGATGGATGATACTTGTTCTTAAAATTTGGAATTgttctttttgttaatttttttcctttcggCTTCTGTTAATGGCTGACTTTTCTTCTGGCCACCAGGATTATATGGATGAGTTGTtatttattgaattgtttttggttAGGATTCAATCTCCGTTTAATCTAATGTTCGCAATATTTGGCACTGaatgctctttttttttcttattaatcTGTTGTTGTCAACAGTGTAGTTTTCAATGTGAATTGCATCTCTGGCTTATATCTACTTTGTTCCGTATCACGATcgcttttcaatttttatactCTTGGTTTTGCCTAGTTTGATAAGTGTCAATATTTGTGTGTTTCAAGCGTTGTACTCATACATCGTGTATGTTTTCCGTCAGAGAGGAAAGTTTTGTATGAGAAAAATAGGAACTAGAGAAGTGACAGGTTTAGGAAAGGGATTTAGAGTCTAATACGTGGACGTTGCTGTGTGTCTTCCATGTCTTTTACTTTCGTTTCTAACATTGACGATTGCCTTAAGGAGGAAACTGAGAGTTGGATCGGAGGTTCATCGATAGTACTGTTGTCTTGCGGAACCTAGTTGAGGTAGTACATCAAAAGATTACAAGTAGATGGAGAGACCATTTACAAGCAATCCTCAACTGGAAGATCCAAAATGAAGTTAGGTGGACTCGGTAGCCATTCGCAGTGGGAGCCGAGTTAGTTGATGGGCAACTGTGTTTGCTTGGCGATGAACATGGAACACAAATCTTCAGTGATAGATGGAAGAAAAGCCTTTGTGTCCTCCACTAACTGGGCGATGGATGAACAGTTAGGGGAAGGATCTGCTAGCGCTCCCAGAATCTGAAGAGAATCACCTTCGATTACTAGATTTTTTAAAACCCCTTGTCGCCGCCCAAACCACACACCCCCTGGATGCCAAGGCTTCTGCGTGGAGAGGGGATGAGACATTATGAAAGTTCCGACGGGCGGGCGCCACAAAGATCCCCGCGTCGTCTCTCACAATGATGCCTACACCTCCCAAATCTTTTTAAAGTGATGTCAATGAGATGAGTTTATGTGAGATCAGGACATGTATGAAGAGTCTCTGCATTGTACTTGAAGCTGGACTTTGGAGGTTCAGCGTATACAAATATGGCGGTCAATAACGAAAGTGAAGGGATTATTAAGGTGCAAAGATTATGAAATATGGTGGCAATTAACGTCACAGTGACGGTGTAGATGTGTTTAGACAGGAAAGATTACTGGCCATGAACTGAGACAAAAGCAGAGTCAGCGGCTCGAAACTTTTCTTGAAACTCAAATTCCGCCATTTAACTTCCTAACACTCGATTTTTGCTCCACATTGTCTTTTCTGTCTGGTCTGTAAATTTGCTGAGCGGCGTGAAGATTGCTTATGTGGCGTCAATGTGGTAGAAAGGAAAGTATTTTGGTCAAAACATAGAAAATttaaagaaatgaaaaagaaaaaaaaatgcaaattccATCTCCTCCCCGTGCCTTCTTCGGTTCTTCacctctctcttccttttcttcttagGGGTGATAATTTTAACCTTTAAACTCGATAATCGTGGATAACCGTCCGAATATATTAGATTTGGGTatattttgggtcagaaaaaaACCGTGAATATTATTCAGTTATAGTTTTGGATATGATTATGTGGGTCTTCGATCCATATCCGTACCCGAATCCgaaattaataatatataatataattatgtataatattaaagtattatataatatatgtatattcatTATTCACTTAATCTATTACCTTGAGAATACAAAAATTGCATTGTATGAGTTGCATTTTGTGGTAAAGTTCAAAAGTTTTATTATGAATCCAAAACTATGAGAATTTATGGTATTTATGAGAGTTATCAAAGATCAATCAATATTATCAATGTTtagctttaatttttattctcCACAAGATCCATTAAttaaatcattttatacatcaaatatttaatgacGAAATTAATACTAAATTATCATGCGTCATCCGGTAAGTATGGTTATGGATAGTACTAGATAGTTAATTTGCGGTTataaatatgattaattttcgtagttatggGATGAATATAGTATTTCTGTCTTCAAACCGGTCCGTTGCCATCCCCAACCCccctcctcccccccccccccccaacaatTTGGATCCTTTCCTGAGCAGAGGGTCCGAATCCTATTGACCAAGCAACAAGGactgttggatcaaaatccaacggctaccaTTAGAGCAGTGCAAGCTCTGAACTTGAACATTGGAGTGGTGGCTATGGTGGTTGGTCCGAGTATCGATCAATATCTACGAGACTAAAAATCGTATATTCGACAAAATCTCAAAATATTGTCAATGATTCAACAATTGGGATTTGTATCTTCATCATTTCGACCAATTTCTAAATATAATAACAACACCAGAAGAAATTGTATAATATAGACTACAGTACCTACATATTCCAGATAATAATTCACAGATGGCATACTTGCACATACATAATGTCAATTCATCAAATTAATATGATGATTAAcaagtaaaacaaaacaaaaaaagaatcaCGAAGAAATCAAGCTCAAAAAATTAATCTATAACAGTAAGGCTCAACGGGGAAGGATATAAGATCCACAAAAATTGGGAGAACATGTTTGATGAATTAAGCTGCGCACGGGGACAAGGGAATTAATCAAACTCTTTCCAACATTTTTAaccacaacaaaaacaacaacaattatAGTCAGAAACTAATCAAATCTGGAAGAACTTGGTGGTTATGTGCAGCATGTACTGGATGATGATACGGTATTATATTTTTCGACGACGGCGCAAAAGGGTTTCTATATTGTCCTTGTACCCCGACCCCGATAGCACTATTGCTCGTATTACTGTAGCTGTATCCGCTCACATCCGAGAAACCTGATGTATCTGCGCTCACCCAGCTGATTAAATCCTCTTCAAACACCTCCCATTTTTCCGTAATTATCGTCTTGGATTTCTTCGACGTCGGTTTCTGCATGGCCACGATCGCCTTATTGTCCTCCTCTTTCTGAGCCGCTGCCATCCGATCGCATTCCACGAAGCTTTCCTCCATTTTCGACGCTTGGTTGATTATCCGTTCCAGGTCTCTGATGTCCTCTTCCGGAATCTGTTCGACTTTAGGACAATCCGCCGTGCTGAGGATGCCCATATCCATGCAGTATTCGAGGTATAAAGAGAGCTCCTCCCCTTGAACCGCCGCCTTCTGAACAACCCCGAGCGCCATCTGCGCCTCCTGTTTGCCTGGCGAAGCGTAAATCCTCAACAGCACTCCGGCAATCCCTTTAGAGACTCTGCTGTACACGTCGAAGATCTCCGTCAGTAAACATATCATTGCTTCGGAAATAAGATAAACCTTGTTGTTATTGTATGTGTGATTAGTGCGATGCGGACTGATCGCTTCGGGCTTGATCTCGAGGAGCATATCGAGCAACGACTGCCACTTTTGCAACCGCCCGAGCTCCTCCAGCAGAGGCGGCTCCTCCTGATCGGATTTTCTGTTGTTCTTCTTCACCAACGTGCTAAAAAACGCGGATCTCTGATCCAAGTACATAAAATACGCGCGAACAAACGCGTCGTAGGCCCACGTTTTGCTGGGCTTAGAATGTTT
The nucleotide sequence above comes from Malus sylvestris chromosome 16, drMalSylv7.2, whole genome shotgun sequence. Encoded proteins:
- the LOC126608706 gene encoding PHD finger protein MALE STERILITY 1 yields the protein MASHLDLSQLSGCKKRKRGERVFRFRSFGENGYPVGLVGSSFRENVKSLLEYGHVEGNLAGHGMQCWSFQLQVHRHAPGYVVLFVIEEPIEASLNHHCKQCQYVGWGQHMVCNKNYHFVLPSSDTMVAACSWNGKGGNASDGGQLLLNPTTTNSRNEGNSMNNLVELEGHMLHGVFHSNGFGHLLCVNGVETGYDLAGHQILDFWDRLCTGLRARKVSLNDVSHKRGMELRLIHGVAYSEPWFGRWGYKFGRGTFCVTQQMYQKAIEALQGIPLCLLIHHLGTSNHEIALIFSRYHTLSDNSLVTLGDLFHFMLELKSRLPPTDHQNPFIDPIYNPGMLMETNCRWSSKRVEMATRVIVEALKRAQFRWVSRQEVRDAARAYVGDTGLLDFVLKSLGNHIVGNYLVRRTLNPVTKVLEYCLEDISNHASPNHRDGFLMHSPKAKAAWYKLSKFRLMKDMFYMYKYILKDQKMSNAGIFSAIPMAVRIILNSKYLVKDYCGEVVPMKVEYLSMDGESNIYCTITLKNNSKEDDDDNSKSIRNNNNAIILQPYECVTLKNNATFDDLKQEVERNFKEIYWGLRGFVVDSIANLNNAKGTDLVFGMVEVGQKIVLEGRSSKKMGGVREMYECGAVNYVVDCPCGAKEDDGERMVSCDICEVRQHTLCVRIPDSEQVPHIFLCNRCEREIILLPSP
- the LOC126608525 gene encoding protein BASIC PENTACYSTEINE2-like isoform X1; this encodes MFVCLVESVALMDDDALNMRNWGYYEPSFKGHLSLQLMSSMAERDIKPFAPGRDPAVMVSANGAYHPRDCVVSDAQLPMNYMRESWVNQRDKFLNMMPANPNYAAVLPETSGAHSLQILQPPEASRDERVGRMEEPVVPKEGGTSKKRQGGGAPKAPKAKKPRKPKDNANPSVPRVKPAKKSLDVVINGINMDISGIPIPVCSCTGAAQQCYRWGCGGWQSACCTTNVSMYPLPMSTKRRGARIAGRKMSQGAFKKVLEKLAAEGYNFANPIDLRSHWAKHGTNKFVTLR
- the LOC126608525 gene encoding protein BASIC PENTACYSTEINE2-like isoform X2: MDDDALNMRNWGYYEPSFKGHLSLQLMSSMAERDIKPFAPGRDPAVMVSANGAYHPRDCVVSDAQLPMNYMRESWVNQRDKFLNMMPANPNYAAVLPETSGAHSLQILQPPEASRDERVGRMEEPVVPKEGGTSKKRQGGGAPKAPKAKKPRKPKDNANPSVPRVKPAKKSLDVVINGINMDISGIPIPVCSCTGAAQQCYRWGCGGWQSACCTTNVSMYPLPMSTKRRGARIAGRKMSQGAFKKVLEKLAAEGYNFANPIDLRSHWAKHGTNKFVTLR
- the LOC126606582 gene encoding putative clathrin assembly protein At1g25240, whose protein sequence is MKLWKKAAGLIKDRNSIWVAVISRRTSLRNPDLEAIIIKATSHDETTVDYKNFHRVYQWVRTSPLYHKPLLYALSTRMEKTRSWVVALKGLMLMHGIFCCKIPSVQKIGRLPFDLSNFCDKHSKPSKTWAYDAFVRAYFMYLDQRSAFFSTLVKKNNRKSDQEEPPLLEELGRLQKWQSLLDMLLEIKPEAISPHRTNHTYNNNKVYLISEAMICLLTEIFDVYSRVSKGIAGVLLRIYASPGKQEAQMALGVVQKAAVQGEELSLYLEYCMDMGILSTADCPKVEQIPEEDIRDLERIINQASKMEESFVECDRMAAAQKEEDNKAIVAMQKPTSKKSKTIITEKWEVFEEDLISWVSADTSGFSDVSGYSYSNTSNSAIGVGVQGQYRNPFAPSSKNIIPYHHPVHAAHNHQVLPDLISF